GGTATGCGCAAACATTCCCGGAGTCAGTCGCAAGCAGCAGGACCTCTTCCCGGCCTAAATCATCCACAAGGAGGCTATTAACTGCATGGGGAAATCCGGGTGCTATGTAGCCGGGACTCTGCGGATTCTTCATCGCAGGGTTAATGATCATTTCAGGTTTCGAACCCAATACCTGAAATGACCCCCGAGGCACCCAGACATAGATCTGCTGGAGGTATGCCACAAACAGTAAATTGCGGCGTTGGGAGAGCGCAACCTTCCGTCGGTCAGCCGAAGAAGCAAACATGAGCGGAATTGAAACTTACCAGATTGTTCCGCCAAGTTGCAGTCCGAGGAGCAACTGAGTCTCCCGCACTGGGATAGTAATTTCAGTCAGTAAACGAAGCAGTAATTGCCGGACTGTCATGGGAGAGAGACATACGGAGAAAACTGTTTAAGAACAGTCAGCCTTGATCATACCATGCATAAACAAACGGCCACTAAAGCAGCCTACCAGCTGCAAATACCCGGTTCCTACATACCCTTTTTGCGCCCTTCTCGACATTCAGCGCTTTCATATGTAGTCCAACCCAAGGCCGGTGCATCGCCGTTCCCTCAGCGTCACTATGCGACGCCATTTCTGGAAGCGCTAGACTGCTATGACAGTCAATGGAAGAAAGCAAACTGGTCTGCCCGTGCTGCTGTACCGAAGTATCCTAACGCGAAAAGCGAGTGAGAAAGTGACGGTGAACAAGTAAGGATGCTCATGTCTTGAGCACGAGGGGTATTTATTCCGCTGTTATATGTATCAGAAGTGCCCGGACAAGACTGAAACCCTGCGATTCATCACCTAAAAGAGCCGCAGTGAGCATACACAGGCCACAGTGAAGCATAACAAACAGCAACAAACTCGAACTCCATGAATCCGAGGGATTGGGTTGGTTGAGTGCCAAACAAATCGCTGTCCATCGATGAGGTCAACGGGCGGATCTGCAGATGCCTCAGGTGTGCATGCTTTGCGCACGTGCCATTTATCCCATCGCAGAAGCTGTCGGCTTGTCATCTCGACAACTCAATCATACATATCCAGCAGAGCTTGTCACGATGGATTTGGTCGCCAGTGTGCGCAAAGAAGGCAGCCGGTAGGATATTCCCAGTATAACAATCTGCTATCGCTCAAATGCTAACTCTCGCAGCGGCGGCCGCGGCGACTTCAAATGGTCCGACGTCCAACAATCTTCGCATCGCGAAAATTACCTAGGTCACTCGGTCATGGCCCCGGTCGGCCGGTGGCAACAAGGAAAGGATTTACAATGGTACGCCCGACCAGACGAGACCGACGGGGACAGAGCCCAACGAGAGCGCGAGGAGATCCGACGCATCAAGGAAGCTGAGCAGGAGGCCATGGCACGCGCATTGGGTCTCCCTTTACCACCGAAAAGCGACGCCAACGCAAACATGGTACCGCTTGGTGGGAAGGAGACTCAGGAAGCTATTCAGGATACAACGGAAGCCGTTGAACGAGAAAAGATCAGTCGCGAAGACCACCGGAGACGAAGGACTGAGCGCAGTCGGAGTCCGGGGAGAGAGCGGAGGCACGATCGTGGCAGTGATAGGGAGAGGGAACGGGGGAAGGAGCGGAGATATCGCAGACATCGTGATGATCGTGATCGCCATCGTCGCAGCCATCGACGCAGATCAAGGTCGAGGTCCGAGTCGTGGGAGAGGGGATATCGGAGACGCTCTCGTTCGAGGAGTCGGGACAGGCGGCGATACGATGATGAGCACCAGCACAAACTACATCGACACGAAGATCGTGGTCACTACTCTGAACGACGGGAGAGGGATTCAGACCGTCGCCGGCGCTGAGCGTCAGTTATGACTGGGTGCGCTCGACTCCCAGAGCCTGCTATTGTCTTTGCTGTTTGATACAATCAGGTATGTCTTTCCTTTTCGCTTTCTGCCATCAAAAAGTCCCATGATGTTTGCATATCTACGTATTTGCTACTTCAGAGCCTATGGCCATGAGACAAAATCACCACATGCCTGAGGGACCTTTTCATCGATTGTTTGCTTATGTGGGAATCCGAACGAAAGTGCTAACGACATCGTACAGATTCAGATGCCACACATAATGTTAGGCGTTTACGGTTGGGAGTTCATGTACGGCGTACAATGGATTTGTTTTTAATTCTCTGGACTATATCATACAATGTCCGTCTTTTCGCATTTTACAGCTCGTCATGACCGCTCTTCTCACCGGCAGGAAGGTCAGGCATGGACATCATCTTGACCACCATGCTGGTCCAGCCGGTGAAGTGCTGGATACGCTGACCCTTGCCGTTGTCGGGGTTGTATTGTTCGAAAGCAAAGCCCGTCCTCTTCCATTCCCTGAAGACGTTCTCGACGAGGTTCTTGCGCAGCTGCGAGTACATTTCACGAGCTTGTTCCTGGTGGGGACCAGTTGTGGTTGCAATGTCCTGGGGAATGGTTAGATACGTTCTCAACAAGGTTCAGGTAGGATGTATAACTCACGTAAAGACTCTTGACAACCATGTAGTTGATATTAATCCAAATAGGACTCCTCCAGTAATTTTCATCAGTGCCGTAGAACTCATCCTGCTTGCTCAGACTGCGAATACCGAAGTCACTCCAGAGTTCCTTGGGATCCTGGATCAAGTCCAGAGTGGGCTTGAGACGAGGGCTGTTGGGTCCAACCATGCCGGTCAggaatgggatgatggaAATGTATCCTTTGTGGCAGACATGGACGCTTTCCTCGTACTCATCGATGGTAGAGTCGCAGAATGTCTGTGCGTCCTCGTCCCAGTGAAGATCGTCGATGTTGCGCTCAATGGCGTTTTCGTAGCCGGCAAActcctcagcgtcatcagtCTCACCGAGTGCTTCGGCGATGCGACGAATAGAGCGGGTCATCATGCCCATCCAGCTGATCAGATCGACGTGCAGCTCACCCGGGTGAGGAGGCTGCGCACGAGGGTAGTCATCCAGACCAGAAGTCAAGACATGCTGCAGAGACCGCCCGCGCCAGCGGTACGCCTCTTTGGTGGAGAATGCCTCGCGGTCATAAGTCT
This sequence is a window from Aspergillus chevalieri M1 DNA, chromosome 5, nearly complete sequence. Protein-coding genes within it:
- a CDS encoding MMtag domain-containing protein (COG:S;~EggNog:ENOG410PRQJ;~InterPro:IPR039207,IPR019315;~PFAM:PF10159) gives rise to the protein MDLVASVRKEGSRGGRGDFKWSDVQQSSHRENYLGHSVMAPVGRWQQGKDLQWYARPDETDGDRAQREREEIRRIKEAEQEAMARALGLPLPPKSDANANMVPLGGKETQEAIQDTTEAVEREKISREDHRRRRTERSRSPGRERRHDRGSDRERERGKERRYRRHRDDRDRHRRSHRRRSRSRSESWERGYRRRSRSRSRDRRRYDDEHQHKLHRHEDRGHYSERRERDSDRRRR